In Erigeron canadensis isolate Cc75 chromosome 1, C_canadensis_v1, whole genome shotgun sequence, a single window of DNA contains:
- the LOC122584681 gene encoding mediator of RNA polymerase II transcription subunit 20a-like codes for MPIKWVLHWQPNAGHTVNSQILAEVSQCVESINGVKEGKWKATLSFYRPVIKEQGNASEFPRDFLGISLPEQPNKYYLVLRGQRLVVEADSTIQTIMEKLQSYKTRVALNFEGFQYQLGDFQLRVGKVTSIVHSENLRGIVMEMEYKPISTWEKSQKIMAEFFDIWLEALSKRRLPGHFVHMEPNFGEFGLSGQYTMQHTAVQYATIMLQMIATAQSVRN; via the exons ATGCCTATTAAATG GGTATTGCACTGGCAGCCAAATGCGGGACATACAGTCAACAGTCAAATACTTGCAGAGGTATCACAGTGTGTGGAGAGCATCAACGGTGTCAAGGAAGGCAAATGGAAAGCCACCCTCAGTTTTTACCGTCCCGTTATCAAAG AGCAAGGAAATGCGTCAGAGTTTCCGCGTGACTTTCTAGGAATATCACTACCTGAACAGCCCAACAAGTACTACCTTGTTTTACGAGGGCAACGTTTAGTTGTTGAAGCTGATTCCACTATCCAGACTATCATGGAGAAACTCCAGTCTTACAAAACTCGAGTCGCTCTCAATTTTGAG gGATTTCAATATCAGCTTGGCGATTTCCAGTTGAGGGTCGGTAAAGTTACTTCCATAGTTCACTCTGAAAATCTAAGGGGAATTGTTATGGAG ATGGAGTATAAACCCATTTCTACATGGGAGAAGTCTCAAAAAATCATGGCCGAGTTCTTTGACATATGGCTAGAAGCTCTGTCTAAAAGACGATTACCAGGTCATTTTGTACACATGGAACCGAACTTTGGGGAGTTTGGGCTCTCGGGGCAATACACCATGCAACACACTGCTGTTCAGTATGCCACAATTATGCTTCAGATGATAGCTACCGCTCAATCCGTTAGAAACTAG
- the LOC122597931 gene encoding uncharacterized protein LOC122597931 — MIIAMKIMLLCIRFSLLMTTNAAFFHSHHMKAFHELDYEPVSSTMFSRKLLLKKMVKEYEDQDLVLYNNQKAALLGGTQVRRNEVVFGEKGSDPTQFTNMDYSSVRRRRPIHNNSSKTTNSP; from the exons ATGATTATTGCCATGAAGATAATGTTGTTGTGCATTCGGTTTTCCCTTTTGATGACAACTAATGCTGCTTTTTTTCATAGTCATCATATGAAAGCTTTCCATGAGTTAG ATTACGAACCGGTTTCTTCTACTATGTTTTCGAGAAAGTTGTTGCTCAAAAAAATG GTTAAAGAATATGAAGATCAAGATTTGGTGCTCTACAATAACCAAAAGGCAGCTCTATTAG GTGGAACTCAAGTAAGGAGAAATGAAGTAGTTTTTGGTGAAAAGGGATCCGACCCGACTCAATTCACTAACATGGATTATTCTTCCGTGAGAAGACGCCGCCCTATTCATAACAACTCCTCTAAAACCACTAATTCCCCATAA